The Salmonella enterica subsp. houtenae serovar Houten genome has a segment encoding these proteins:
- the dacA gene encoding D-alanyl-D-alanine carboxypeptidase dacA gives MKTTFSARFMQRMALTTALCAAFISTAHADDLNIKTMIPGVPQIDAESYILIDYNSGKVLAEQNADERRDPASLTKMMTSYVIGQAMKAGKFKETDLVTVGNDAWATGNPVFKGSSLMFLKPGMQVPVSQLIRGINLQSGNDACVAMADFAAGSQDAFVGLMNSYVNALGLKNTHFQTVHGLDADGQYSSARDMALIGQALIRDVPNEYAVYKEKEFTFNGIRQLNRNGLLWDNSLNVDGIKTGHTSKAGYNLVASATEGQMRLISAVMGGRTYKGRETESKKLLTWGFRFFETVNPLKAGKEFASEPAWFGNTDRASLGVDKDVYLTIPRGRMKDLKASYVLNTAELHAPLQKNQVVGTINFQLDGKTIEQRPLVVLQEIPEGNFFGKIIDYIKLMFHHWFG, from the coding sequence ATGAAGACCACTTTTTCCGCTCGTTTTATGCAGCGCATGGCGCTCACCACGGCGCTTTGTGCCGCGTTTATCTCAACCGCACATGCCGATGACCTGAATATCAAAACTATGATCCCGGGTGTTCCGCAGATCGATGCGGAATCCTACATCCTGATCGACTACAACTCCGGCAAAGTTCTGGCGGAACAAAACGCCGACGAACGTCGCGACCCGGCCAGTCTGACGAAGATGATGACCAGTTACGTCATCGGACAGGCAATGAAAGCGGGTAAATTTAAAGAAACCGACCTGGTTACCGTCGGTAATGACGCCTGGGCCACCGGCAATCCGGTATTTAAAGGCTCCTCGCTGATGTTCCTCAAGCCGGGAATGCAGGTACCGGTCTCTCAGCTGATACGCGGCATCAATCTGCAATCCGGCAATGACGCCTGTGTGGCAATGGCTGATTTCGCCGCCGGTAGCCAGGATGCTTTCGTCGGGCTGATGAACAGCTATGTGAACGCACTGGGGCTGAAAAATACCCACTTTCAGACCGTACACGGTCTGGACGCTGACGGACAATACAGTTCAGCTCGCGATATGGCGCTGATTGGCCAGGCGTTAATTCGCGATGTGCCTAACGAATATGCCGTTTATAAAGAAAAAGAGTTCACCTTTAACGGCATTCGCCAGTTAAACCGTAACGGTCTGCTATGGGATAACAGCCTGAATGTGGACGGCATCAAAACCGGGCATACCAGCAAAGCAGGCTATAATCTGGTCGCTTCCGCAACCGAAGGCCAGATGCGGTTGATCTCCGCCGTGATGGGCGGACGGACCTATAAAGGCCGTGAAACAGAAAGCAAAAAACTGCTGACGTGGGGCTTCCGTTTCTTTGAAACCGTTAATCCGCTGAAGGCTGGTAAAGAGTTCGCCTCTGAACCCGCCTGGTTTGGTAATACCGATCGCGCCTCGCTGGGCGTCGATAAAGACGTTTACCTGACGATCCCTCGCGGCCGCATGAAAGATTTGAAAGCGAGCTATGTACTGAATACCGCAGAACTGCATGCGCCGCTGCAGAAAAACCAGGTGGTCGGCACCATCAACTTCCAACTGGACGGTAAAACCATTGAGCAGCGTCCGCTGGTCGTACTGCAAGAGATCCCGGAAGGGAACTTCTTCGGTAAAATCATTGATTACATTAAATTAATGTTCCATCACTGGTTTGGATAA
- the ybeD gene encoding putative lipoate regulatory protein YbeD produces MKTKLNELLEFPTPFTYKVMGQALPELVDQVVEVVQRHAPGDYSPTVKPSSKGNYHSVSITINATHIEQVETLYEELGNIDIVRMVL; encoded by the coding sequence ATGAAAACCAAACTTAACGAACTGCTTGAATTCCCTACGCCATTTACTTACAAAGTAATGGGGCAGGCGTTACCTGAGCTGGTTGATCAGGTGGTTGAAGTGGTACAGCGCCATGCGCCTGGTGATTACTCTCCGACGGTAAAACCGAGCAGCAAAGGCAACTACCACTCGGTCTCTATCACCATTAATGCCACCCATATTGAACAGGTTGAAACGCTGTACGAAGAACTGGGCAACATTGATATCGTGCGAATGGTATTGTAA
- the lipB gene encoding lipoate-protein ligase B, translating to MYQDKILVRQLGLQPYDAISQAMHDFTDMRDENSYDEIWLVEHYPVFTQGQAGKAEHILMPGDIPVVQSDRGGQVTYHGPGQQVMYVLLNLKRRKLGVRDLVTLLEQTVVNTLAEIGIEAHPRADAPGVYVGEKKICSLGLRIRRGCSFHGLALNVNMDLSPFLRINPCGYAGMEMAKITQWKEDATTDNIAPRLLANILALLNNPPHEYIAA from the coding sequence TTGTATCAGGATAAAATCCTTGTCCGCCAGCTCGGCCTTCAGCCCTATGACGCTATCTCTCAGGCCATGCATGACTTTACCGATATGCGCGATGAAAACAGCTATGATGAAATCTGGTTGGTTGAGCACTACCCGGTGTTTACCCAGGGCCAGGCCGGTAAAGCGGAACATATATTGATGCCCGGCGATATTCCCGTTGTGCAGAGCGATCGTGGAGGGCAGGTGACCTATCATGGTCCGGGCCAACAGGTGATGTACGTTTTACTTAACCTGAAACGACGTAAACTGGGCGTGCGTGATTTAGTCACCCTACTCGAACAGACCGTGGTGAATACGCTGGCTGAAATTGGTATTGAGGCACATCCGCGCGCCGATGCGCCGGGCGTCTACGTGGGTGAAAAAAAAATCTGCTCGCTGGGTTTACGTATCCGTCGCGGCTGCTCATTCCACGGTTTAGCGCTAAACGTTAACATGGATCTTTCCCCTTTCCTACGCATCAACCCGTGTGGTTATGCCGGAATGGAAATGGCCAAAATAACGCAGTGGAAGGAAGACGCTACCACGGATAATATTGCGCCCCGCTTGCTGGCAAATATTTTAGCCCTGCTAAATAATCCACCGCATGAATATATTGCTGCTTAA
- the ybeF gene encoding LysR family transcriptional regulator, with the protein MSDNNQTERQPADQHLQDKPQIFRTLRNIDLNLLTIFEAVYVHKGIVNAAKILNLTPSAISQSIQKLRTIFPDPLFIRKGQGVTPTTYATHLHEYISQGLESILGALDLTGSYDKQRTITIGTTPSVGALVMPIIYQAIRTRYPQLLLRNIPVDDAESQLSQFQTDLIINTHSYNNRSIQHHVLFSDTLEIVCRQHHPCLANAITEERLNSADHTFLMLEGQNLSLLRQRLQETFPDQQISFSSYNIFTIASLIASSDLLGLMPTRFYDLFSRCWPLDRLPYAPVNSEQVDFSLHYNKLSLRDPVLENVIDIIREAF; encoded by the coding sequence GTGAGCGATAATAATCAGACAGAAAGACAACCTGCCGATCAACACCTACAAGACAAACCGCAAATTTTCAGAACACTGAGAAATATCGACCTCAATCTGCTGACAATTTTCGAGGCCGTGTATGTCCATAAAGGGATCGTCAATGCAGCGAAAATTCTTAATTTGACGCCGTCAGCCATCAGCCAGTCCATTCAAAAATTACGGACCATATTTCCCGATCCGCTGTTTATTCGCAAAGGTCAGGGCGTAACGCCCACGACGTATGCTACGCATCTGCACGAATACATCAGCCAGGGGCTGGAGTCTATTCTTGGCGCCCTGGATCTTACGGGCAGTTACGATAAGCAACGCACCATTACGATTGGCACGACGCCTTCGGTCGGCGCGCTGGTGATGCCGATTATTTACCAGGCCATCAGGACGCGTTATCCTCAGCTTTTGTTGCGCAATATTCCGGTAGACGATGCCGAAAGCCAGCTTAGTCAGTTTCAGACCGATCTCATTATCAATACCCATAGCTATAACAACCGGAGCATTCAGCATCACGTCCTGTTTAGCGATACGCTTGAGATTGTCTGCCGCCAGCATCACCCGTGTCTGGCGAACGCCATTACTGAAGAGAGACTGAACAGCGCAGATCACACCTTTCTGATGCTGGAGGGACAAAATCTTTCCCTACTGCGCCAGCGACTGCAGGAGACATTTCCCGATCAGCAAATCAGTTTTAGCAGTTACAATATTTTTACCATTGCCTCGCTGATCGCCAGCAGCGATCTGCTGGGACTGATGCCCACCCGCTTCTACGACTTATTTAGCCGCTGCTGGCCGCTTGATCGCCTTCCCTACGCGCCGGTGAATAGTGAACAGGTCGATTTCTCGCTGCATTATAATAAACTGAGCCTGCGCGATCCGGTGCTGGAGAACGTCATTGATATCATCCGTGAGGCGTTCTGA
- the lipA gene encoding lipoic acid synthetase: MSKPIVMERGVKYRDADKMALIPVKNVVTERDALLRKPEWMKIKLPADSTRIQGIKAAMRKNGLHSVCEEASCPNLAECFNHGTATFMILGAICTRRCPFCDVAHGRPVAPDAEEPQKLAQTIADMALRYVVITSVDRDDLRDGGAQHFADCITAIRTKSPEIKIETLVPDFRGRMDHALDILNATPPDVFNHNLENVPRIYRQVRPGADYNWSLKLLERFKEAHPEIPTKSGLMVGLGETNAEIIEVMRDLRRHGVTMLTLGQYLQPSRHHLPVQRYVSPEEFDEMKAEALAMGFTHAACGPFVRSSYHADLQAKGMEVK, encoded by the coding sequence ATGAGTAAACCCATTGTGATGGAACGCGGTGTAAAATACCGCGATGCCGATAAGATGGCTCTTATCCCGGTTAAAAATGTGGTCACAGAGCGCGACGCTCTACTACGTAAACCGGAATGGATGAAAATAAAACTTCCGGCGGATTCTACCCGTATCCAGGGCATCAAAGCCGCAATGCGCAAAAATGGCCTGCATTCTGTCTGCGAGGAAGCGTCTTGCCCAAACCTGGCTGAATGTTTCAACCACGGTACCGCTACGTTTATGATCCTCGGCGCCATTTGCACCCGCCGCTGTCCGTTCTGTGACGTCGCCCATGGCCGCCCCGTAGCGCCAGATGCGGAAGAGCCGCAGAAACTAGCGCAAACGATCGCCGACATGGCGCTACGCTATGTGGTAATCACCTCTGTCGACCGTGACGATCTGCGTGACGGCGGTGCCCAGCATTTTGCTGACTGCATCACCGCCATCCGAACCAAAAGCCCGGAGATAAAAATAGAGACGCTGGTGCCAGACTTCCGTGGACGTATGGATCACGCGCTGGATATCCTTAACGCGACGCCGCCGGATGTGTTTAACCACAATCTTGAAAACGTGCCGCGTATCTACCGCCAGGTTCGTCCGGGTGCCGATTACAACTGGTCGCTGAAATTACTGGAACGCTTCAAAGAAGCGCACCCGGAAATTCCGACAAAATCGGGTCTGATGGTCGGCTTAGGCGAAACCAATGCGGAAATCATTGAGGTTATGCGCGACTTACGCCGTCACGGCGTCACCATGCTGACGCTTGGCCAGTATCTACAGCCAAGCCGCCATCACCTGCCGGTACAGCGTTATGTCAGCCCGGAAGAGTTTGACGAGATGAAAGCGGAAGCCCTGGCGATGGGCTTTACCCATGCTGCTTGTGGCCCCTTTGTGCGTTCTTCGTACCATGCTGATCTACAGGCCAAAGGCATGGAAGTGAAATGA
- the tatE gene encoding sec-independent protein translocase protein TatE, whose protein sequence is MGEISITKLLVVAALVVLLFGTKKLRTLGGDLGTAIKGFKKAMNDEDAGVKKDVDGSVQAEKLSHKE, encoded by the coding sequence ATGGGTGAGATTAGTATTACCAAACTGCTGGTGGTTGCCGCACTGGTTGTTCTGCTGTTTGGTACCAAGAAGTTACGTACGCTGGGCGGAGACCTGGGCACGGCGATTAAAGGATTCAAGAAAGCGATGAACGATGAAGACGCGGGCGTTAAGAAAGACGTCGACGGTAGCGTTCAGGCTGAAAAGCTCTCGCATAAAGAGTAA
- a CDS encoding hydrolase, with translation MFVATGQFVVSPVWENNAQVCVSLMSQAADRGVSLLVLPEGILARDDTDLDLPIRAAQPLDGAFMTRLQEESAHNNMTTVLTVNVPSTPGRAVNMLVALRAGNIVARYAKVHLYDAFSMQESKRIDAGTVIAPVLDVDGFKVGLMTCYDLRFPDMALALALQGADVLALPAGWLRGLLKEQQWSTLLAARALDTTCYMVAAGECGNRNIGQSRIIDPLGVTIAAAADRPALIVAEIFRERIDQVREQLPLLQQRRFAPPQLL, from the coding sequence ATGTTCGTTGCAACTGGGCAGTTTGTGGTGAGTCCTGTATGGGAAAATAATGCGCAAGTTTGCGTTTCGTTAATGTCTCAGGCGGCAGACCGCGGCGTATCGCTTCTGGTGCTGCCAGAGGGGATATTAGCGCGAGACGATACCGATCTTGACCTGCCGATTCGCGCCGCGCAGCCGCTGGATGGCGCGTTTATGACGCGGCTTCAGGAAGAAAGCGCTCATAATAATATGACGACGGTATTGACTGTCAATGTTCCGTCAACGCCCGGACGAGCGGTTAATATGCTGGTGGCGCTACGGGCGGGTAATATTGTCGCGCGTTACGCGAAGGTACATCTCTATGATGCATTTTCGATGCAAGAGTCTAAAAGGATTGATGCCGGAACCGTTATCGCGCCTGTGCTGGACGTAGACGGGTTTAAGGTGGGGCTTATGACCTGTTATGACCTGCGCTTTCCTGACATGGCGCTAGCGCTGGCTTTACAGGGAGCCGACGTATTGGCGTTGCCGGCGGGCTGGCTTCGCGGACTGTTGAAAGAACAACAGTGGTCGACTCTGCTGGCGGCGAGAGCGTTGGATACCACCTGCTATATGGTTGCGGCCGGGGAGTGTGGTAATCGTAATATTGGTCAAAGTCGTATTATCGATCCGTTGGGCGTAACGATAGCGGCGGCAGCCGATCGTCCGGCGCTGATCGTCGCGGAAATATTCAGAGAACGAATAGACCAGGTGCGGGAGCAGCTTCCTCTTTTGCAGCAACGACGATTTGCGCCACCGCAATTATTATGA
- the crcB gene encoding CrcB protein, with protein MLQLLLAVFIGGGMGSVARWMLSMRFNPLHQAIPIGTLTANLLGAFIIGMGFAWFNRMTQIDPMWKVLITTGFCGGLTTFSTFSAEVVFLLQEGRFGWALLNVLINLLGSFAMTALAFWLFSAAAAR; from the coding sequence GTGTTACAGCTTCTTTTAGCAGTTTTTATCGGCGGTGGAATGGGGAGCGTAGCCCGGTGGATGCTAAGTATGCGTTTTAATCCGCTTCATCAGGCGATTCCCATCGGTACGCTAACAGCAAATTTGCTTGGCGCGTTTATTATCGGCATGGGATTCGCCTGGTTTAACCGCATGACACAAATCGATCCCATGTGGAAAGTACTCATCACCACCGGCTTTTGCGGCGGCCTGACGACCTTTTCTACTTTTTCTGCCGAAGTGGTATTCTTGCTGCAAGAGGGGCGCTTTGGCTGGGCGCTGTTGAATGTGCTGATTAACCTGCTGGGTTCGTTTGCCATGACGGCGCTGGCATTCTGGCTATTTTCCGCCGCGGCGGCGCGTTAA
- the pagP gene encoding phospholipid:lipid A palmitoyltransferase codes for MYVVMIIRKHFLIIALLVMPWLAIPPVSAADKGWFNTFTDNVAETWRQPEHYDLYVPAITWHARFAYDKEKTDRYNERPWGVGFGQSRWDDKGNWHGLYMMAFKDSFNKWEPIGGYGWEKTWRPLEDDNFRLGLGFTAGVTARDNWHYIPIPVLLPLASIGYGPATFQMTYIPGSYNNGNVYFAWMRFQF; via the coding sequence ATGTATGTTGTGATGATCATCAGAAAGCACTTTCTTATTATTGCTCTCCTTGTTATGCCATGGCTGGCTATTCCTCCAGTCTCTGCTGCGGATAAAGGGTGGTTTAACACGTTTACCGATAACGTCGCAGAAACGTGGCGACAGCCTGAGCATTATGATTTGTATGTCCCCGCCATTACCTGGCATGCGCGCTTTGCCTACGATAAAGAGAAAACGGATCGCTATAACGAGCGGCCGTGGGGCGTTGGTTTTGGTCAGTCGCGTTGGGACGACAAAGGTAACTGGCATGGCCTTTATATGATGGCCTTTAAAGATTCATTTAACAAATGGGAACCCATAGGTGGTTATGGCTGGGAAAAGACCTGGCGACCGCTGGAAGACGATAATTTTCGCCTGGGGCTGGGCTTTACCGCAGGCGTTACAGCGCGCGACAACTGGCATTATATTCCCATCCCTGTGCTGTTGCCTTTAGCGTCGATAGGCTATGGTCCCGCTACCTTTCAGATGACCTACATTCCGGGTTCGTATAACAACGGAAACGTCTATTTTGCCTGGATGCGTTTCCAGTTTTGA
- the dcuD gene encoding C4-dicarboxylate transporter DcuC: MLTVIELLIGVVVIVGVARYIIKGYSATGVLFVGGLVLLIISALMGHNVLPASETSTGYTATDIVEYIKILLMSRGGDLGMMIMMLCGFAAYMTHIGANDMVVKLASKPLQYINSPYLLMIAAYFVACLMSLAVSSATGLGVLLMATLFPVMVNVGISRGAAAAICASPAAIILSPTSGDVVLAAKAAEMPLIDFAFKTTLPISIAAIIGMAIAHFFWQRYLDKKENISHEMLDVAEITTTAPAFYALLPFTPIIGVLIFDGKWGPQLHIITILVICMLLAAVLEFVRGFNTQNVFSGLEVAYRGMADAFAGVVMLLVAAGVFAQGLSTIGFIQSLISIATSFGSASIILMLVLVILTMLAAMTTGSGNAPFYAFVEMIPKLAHSSGINPAYLSIPMLQASNLGRTISPVSGVVVAVAGMAKISPFEVVKRTSVPVIVGLLIVIIATEIMVPGASSAVTGG, from the coding sequence ATGCTAACAGTTATAGAGCTCCTTATCGGAGTCGTGGTTATTGTGGGTGTAGCGCGCTACATCATTAAGGGATATTCCGCCACTGGCGTTTTATTTGTCGGCGGTCTGGTTTTGCTCATTATCAGCGCGCTGATGGGGCATAACGTATTACCTGCCAGCGAAACCAGTACCGGCTATACCGCAACAGATATTGTTGAATACATCAAAATTTTGCTCATGAGTCGCGGCGGCGATCTTGGCATGATGATCATGATGCTGTGCGGTTTTGCCGCCTATATGACGCATATCGGCGCAAATGATATGGTCGTAAAACTGGCATCGAAGCCGTTGCAATATATCAATTCGCCCTATCTATTGATGATTGCCGCCTACTTTGTCGCCTGTCTGATGTCGCTGGCCGTCTCTTCCGCGACAGGGCTTGGCGTACTGCTCATGGCCACCCTCTTCCCGGTGATGGTTAACGTCGGCATTAGCCGCGGCGCGGCGGCGGCTATTTGCGCCTCTCCGGCCGCCATCATCCTCTCGCCAACGTCTGGCGATGTGGTTTTAGCCGCAAAAGCGGCGGAGATGCCGTTAATCGATTTTGCGTTCAAAACCACATTGCCGATTTCCATCGCCGCAATTATCGGTATGGCGATTGCGCACTTTTTCTGGCAACGCTATCTGGATAAAAAAGAGAACATTTCACATGAGATGCTGGACGTGGCGGAGATTACCACCACGGCCCCTGCGTTTTATGCCCTTTTGCCGTTCACGCCCATTATCGGCGTACTGATTTTTGACGGTAAATGGGGGCCGCAGTTGCACATTATTACCATCCTGGTGATCTGTATGCTGCTGGCCGCCGTGCTGGAATTCGTGCGCGGCTTCAATACGCAAAATGTGTTTTCCGGCCTGGAAGTGGCTTATCGCGGCATGGCGGATGCGTTTGCCGGCGTCGTGATGCTGCTGGTCGCGGCGGGCGTTTTCGCCCAGGGGCTGAGCACCATTGGCTTTATCCAAAGCCTGATCTCGATTGCCACCTCTTTTGGCTCCGCCAGCATTATTCTGATGCTGGTATTAGTGATCTTAACCATGCTGGCCGCGATGACCACCGGTTCAGGCAATGCGCCTTTTTACGCCTTTGTTGAGATGATCCCTAAACTGGCGCACTCCTCCGGTATCAACCCAGCCTATTTATCAATCCCTATGCTACAAGCCTCAAACCTGGGGCGCACGATTTCGCCGGTCTCCGGCGTAGTGGTCGCTGTCGCCGGGATGGCTAAAATATCACCGTTTGAGGTGGTGAAGCGCACGTCCGTTCCGGTCATAGTCGGTCTGTTGATCGTCATTATCGCCACGGAAATTATGGTGCCAGGCGCCTCTTCCGCCGTCACTGGCGGCTGA
- the dpiA gene encoding transcriptional regulator CriR — protein sequence MTEPLTLLIVEDETLLAEMHAEYIRHIPGFNQIWLAGNLAQARMMIDRFKPGLILLDNYLPDGKGITLLHELMQSRYPGGVVFTTAASDMETVAEAVRSGAFDYLVKPIAYERLGQTLTRYQQRRRMLASADSASQKQIDEMFNAYARGEPKGDLPTGIDALTLNAVMKLFADPTVRHTAETVAQALTISRTTSRRYLEYCASRHLIVAEIIHGKVGRPQRIYHGG from the coding sequence ATGACAGAACCATTAACCCTATTGATCGTTGAGGATGAAACGCTGCTGGCGGAGATGCACGCGGAATATATCCGCCATATTCCTGGCTTTAACCAGATATGGCTGGCGGGCAATCTGGCGCAGGCGAGAATGATGATTGACCGGTTCAAACCTGGATTAATTCTGTTGGATAATTACCTGCCGGATGGGAAGGGGATTACGCTGCTGCATGAATTAATGCAGTCGCGCTATCCTGGCGGCGTAGTGTTTACGACCGCCGCCAGTGACATGGAGACGGTAGCGGAAGCGGTACGTAGCGGCGCGTTTGACTATCTGGTCAAACCTATTGCTTATGAACGTTTGGGGCAGACGCTAACCCGTTATCAACAGCGCAGACGTATGCTGGCGAGCGCGGATAGCGCAAGCCAAAAGCAGATAGATGAAATGTTCAACGCCTATGCGCGCGGCGAACCGAAAGGGGATTTGCCGACAGGTATTGATGCCTTAACCCTGAATGCGGTGATGAAGCTGTTTGCCGATCCAACCGTACGCCATACGGCTGAAACGGTCGCACAGGCCTTAACAATAAGCCGCACCACATCCCGACGCTACCTGGAATATTGCGCGAGTCGACACCTGATTGTCGCAGAGATTATTCATGGCAAAGTGGGCAGGCCGCAGCGTATTTATCACGGCGGCTAA
- the dpiB gene encoding sensor kinase, giving the protein MPYQKNKKLFPFFRQLAFPLRIFLLILVVSVFIVAALAQYFSASFEDYLASHVRDMAMNQAKIIASNDSIIAAVKNRDYKRLAIIANKLQRGTDFDYVVIGDRHSIRLYHPNPKKIGYPMQFTKPGALERGESYFITGKGSIGMAMRAKTPIFDNEGDVIGVVSIGYLVSKIDSWRLDFLLPMAGVFVLLLVVLMLLSWFFAAHIRRQMLGMEPKQIARVVRQQEALFSSVYEGLIAVDPEGHITAINRNARKMLGLPSPGRQWLGKPIAEVVNPADFFTCQIAERRQDVMVNFNGLSVIANREAIRSGEELLGAIISFRSKDEIATLNAQLTQIKQYVESLRTLRHEHLNWMSTLNGLLQMKEYDRVREMVQGESQAQQQLIDSLRGAFADRQVAGLLFGKVQRARELGLKMVIVPGSQLHQLPEGLDSTEFAAIIGNLLDNAFEASLRTQEGDNTVELFLSDEGDEVVIEVADQGCGVPEALREKIFEQGVSTRTDEPGEHGIGLYLIASYVGRCGGVITLEDNDPCGTLFSLFLPKVKKNDDRTINPIDR; this is encoded by the coding sequence ATGCCATATCAGAAAAATAAAAAGCTGTTTCCTTTTTTTCGGCAACTCGCGTTTCCGTTGCGTATTTTTCTGCTCATTCTGGTGGTTTCTGTTTTCATCGTGGCAGCGTTAGCACAATATTTTTCTGCCAGTTTCGAAGATTATCTGGCGTCCCATGTTCGTGACATGGCGATGAATCAGGCAAAAATTATTGCTTCTAACGACAGCATTATCGCCGCCGTAAAAAACCGGGACTATAAACGCCTGGCGATAATTGCGAATAAACTACAGCGCGGGACGGATTTTGACTATGTAGTGATAGGCGATCGCCACTCGATCCGGCTTTACCATCCGAATCCGAAAAAAATCGGCTATCCCATGCAGTTTACAAAACCCGGCGCGTTGGAAAGAGGAGAAAGTTATTTCATTACCGGCAAAGGCTCAATAGGGATGGCGATGCGCGCCAAAACGCCCATCTTTGACAACGAAGGCGACGTGATCGGCGTTGTTTCAATTGGCTATCTGGTCAGTAAAATCGACTCCTGGCGGCTGGACTTTTTATTGCCGATGGCGGGTGTTTTTGTACTGTTGCTGGTGGTATTAATGCTGCTTTCCTGGTTTTTCGCCGCGCATATCCGCCGACAAATGCTGGGCATGGAGCCGAAACAGATTGCGCGCGTGGTACGCCAGCAGGAGGCGTTGTTTAGCTCGGTTTATGAAGGACTGATCGCCGTTGATCCGGAGGGACATATCACCGCGATTAACCGCAATGCGAGAAAAATGTTGGGGCTGCCGTCGCCGGGGCGTCAGTGGCTGGGTAAGCCGATAGCGGAAGTTGTCAATCCGGCAGACTTTTTTACCTGCCAGATCGCAGAAAGACGCCAGGATGTGATGGTCAACTTCAATGGCTTGAGCGTCATCGCCAATCGTGAGGCTATCCGTTCCGGCGAGGAGCTGCTGGGCGCTATTATTAGTTTTCGCAGCAAGGATGAAATCGCGACGTTGAACGCGCAGCTAACCCAGATTAAACAGTATGTTGAGAGCCTGCGCACGCTACGCCATGAGCACCTGAACTGGATGTCGACTCTGAACGGCCTGCTGCAAATGAAAGAGTATGATCGGGTCAGAGAGATGGTGCAGGGCGAATCGCAGGCGCAGCAGCAACTTATTGATAGTTTACGCGGCGCTTTCGCCGATCGTCAGGTGGCCGGTTTACTGTTTGGTAAAGTTCAGCGCGCGCGAGAACTGGGGCTCAAGATGGTGATAGTCCCCGGTAGCCAGCTACATCAACTGCCGGAGGGGCTGGATAGCACGGAGTTCGCCGCCATCATCGGGAATCTGCTGGATAATGCGTTTGAAGCGAGTTTGCGTACACAGGAAGGCGATAATACCGTCGAACTTTTCCTGAGCGACGAGGGCGACGAGGTGGTGATAGAGGTTGCCGACCAGGGCTGCGGCGTTCCTGAGGCGCTGCGGGAAAAAATTTTTGAACAGGGCGTAAGTACCCGAACCGATGAACCCGGTGAGCATGGTATCGGGTTATATCTGATTGCAAGTTATGTGGGGCGCTGTGGCGGGGTCATTACACTGGAAGACAATGATCCTTGTGGCACCTTATTTTCTTTATTCCTTCCGAAAGTGAAAAAAAACGATGACAGAACCATTAACCCTATTGATCGTTGA